From one Dysidea avara chromosome 9, odDysAvar1.4, whole genome shotgun sequence genomic stretch:
- the LOC136267215 gene encoding uncharacterized protein: MVCLSHKRTIALVNRLSEDHDVEVLFWADELKKYIEERSFNYETIGNIDIGQCEDSAAEFSPSRSSVLSRQVSANSSVVDHSFTDGSVADGSGESQESESFWPASDTSHIEMDTSLTFNEYSYIQPDTSISELDVSYIAPAYSPVRSPNDEHSLPGQPVTIDHVARANEDTVGQQTPVNTNEGATAGDVVTVQSNAWSGFKIAIDNVDKNFHPSFQRIHHQTKLLHCVHMYAAKDRIDLSLYSNAAPQNVAITPEDILPSLNDLCSIKEHFKVLVSRILVQQMEKFSTQKKDVLWHIPFLYSEEMSMKSTVVPLGVINLNENKIDEMARIMDQIHRYVPTQTNNVTITFADAEETLTYTEYNFHPICCSGDQLTAAREHTAQSVHHHSENELDRLEGLVPVVDDWHTNITLRIHFLL, translated from the exons ATGGTTTGCCTGTCCCACAAGCGGACCATTGCATTGGTGAACCGTCTGTCAGAAGACCATGATGTTGAGGTTTTGTTTTGGGCGGATGAGTTGAAGAAATATATAGAG GAGAGGTCCTTTAACTATGAAACAATTGGCAACATTGACATTGGTCAGTGTGAAGATTCAGCTGCTGAGTTCTCACCCAGCAGATCATCAGTACTTAGTAGACAAGTGTCTGCAAATAGTAGTGTTGTTGAtcatagttttactgatggtagcGTTGCTGATGGTAGTGGTGAATCACAAGAATCTGAGTCTTTCTGGCCGGCTTCTGATACATCACATATAGAAATGGATACATCACTTACTTTTAATGAGTATTCATATATCCAGCCTGATACTTCTATCAGTGAATTAGACGTGTCCTATATTGCTCCTGCCTATAGTCCAGTGAGATCACCCAATGATGAACATAGTTTACCAGGACAACCTGTTACTATTGATCATGTAGCTCGTGCAAATGAAGACACAGTTGGACAACAAACACCAGTCAACACAAATGAAGGAGCCACAGCAGGGGATGTAGTGACAGTACAATCAAATGCTTGGTCAGGTTTCAAGATTGCTATAGACAATGTGGACAAGAACTTCCATCCAAGCTTCCAGCGTATTCATCATCAAACCAAGTTGTTACACTGTGTTCATATGTATGCAGCTAAAGATCGGATAGACCTTTCTCTTTACTCTAATGCTGCACCACAAAATGTAGCCATCACTCCTGAAGATATCTTACCAAGTCTTAATGACCTGTGTAGTATAAAAGAACACTTTAAAGTACTAGTTTCAAG GATACTTGTACAGCAGATGGAGAAATTTTCAACACAGAAGAAAGATGTACTATGGCACATTCCATTTCTGTACAGTGAAGAAATGTCAATGAAATCTACTGTG GTCCCACTGGGAGTCATTAATCTTAATGAAAACAAGATCGATGAGATGGCAAGAATCATGGATCAGATACATCGATATGTGCCTACTCAAACTAACAATGTGACAATAACTTTTGCAGACGCAGAAGAGACACTGACATACACTGAGTACAATTTTCATCCAATTTGCTGCAGTGGAGACCAGTTAACAGCAGCTCGTGAGCATACTGCCCA